The genomic interval ATACCACAGGCTGAGCATTCGCCCCTTTTCGAgttcaaaatgtcagaaaatgccaAGGGTGAAATCTTGTAattgctgggggggggggggggggggtccaaaacccaaatatattcaaccaagagtccaaaacccaaatatattcaaataagaagcaacaaatcttcacatttgagaagctggaagaaGCTAAAGTTTGGATTTTTTGATAAAATAATTGATTACCACAAACATCTATCTGTTCAATAGGGAGAAACATAAGCACGGGTTTGTATCAGTCTGCTCTTAGAAGCAACATACATTAGTAATTCCAACATAAAGGTTAGAACATTTTAAGTTTGTgagcatgcaaacatttatgtgagagagagagagaaaataacaaaacGATGAGACATACATACTTAATGCTGTCTGTGTGAGTCTTGTACTCCATGATGGTGTTGGGAGGCAGGTTGAGGACTCTGCGCAGGGTGTCTCTGATGCGGGCAGTGGTCGCCTGGTCGCTAGCTGTTTTATTCCAGATAGAGATGATATCCTCCTggagaaagaaagcagagaagGCAGGATGAGTATACTGAAGTAGGCAGGGAATGATAAGGTACaacaggagtgtgtgtctgttttgtggGATCACCTGGAAGCGTACTGACACCACAGCCCCGCAGATCTCCTCTCCAACCATGAACTGCTCCCCGAGCATGGCCAGGATCAGGTTCTCCCAGCACCGAGATGCCAGGCCTTTCCTCAGACGGATGATCCACTTCCCACCCATCTTATTGGCATCATCCTGAAAAACAACACAGGCAGGGTTTCAGAGTGGGCTTTTCATTTACAAATCCAAAAAGATTTAATGTATTAcaagcagtggcgggccgtgcatttcccacctaggccttcagtgatgtcctacacagtcctacctgaattattccacctcttaataccatcattatgacgctatggctctagaaactatacatttagacagaaacgcagtataaccgggcattgcatcaccctaacaacagagttatattaatatttccgaagcatttataatcaataaatccgtattttcctatttttgttcaccctttcgttgtggagctccgtttccctgcgcacttgttcgttgagctgtagatccactcgggtgtcccaaaggttgtcaaaagcaccgttgcttgtaagtgcccagccgtgctttggtgtctcgttgctgccttggttagacaactcaagtttccaaaccccaaatcgatcagttgtaaatagcagcagtacaatgtgcagtgcctctcggaggctgtgagccgggggtaccgctcgtagttagtgatttgaaagtggcggacaaacccttttcccggctgtgataggcccactagcgtcggggttggccgttctcttctcacgatgtctagcttttcttgaatagttcgtcttgaaaatggcgttctaattatatctgcgaccaaatcgatctcttgtcctccttcagccattgtgggttgaaaaaaacagtttgtagaaatctacacaaattagcttgttcaaggttgctagctcagcatagctctgcctctcaatagtgcgtatgcaatcaaaagacgtgcacgtgttgacgttatcgtacgcctgctagctggccccggtgtccccaactcgaaatctgattggttaacgccacagttttgtttccgttcactttaagctacaggcacccgcactgttgattctgaaggcctaagggcagatctcttggaccctggcaacacattatggctgaaatatgattggataaaagctctaacataaaggctaaccctaaccctaaccctaaccctaaccctaacccataaaGGCTAGCCCTCCacatctcgatctgaggctggaagcagcgcaaccaagaggaaagctatgaaatgatgAGAATAGACTACGgggaataattgaatacatatttgtggaaaaaatatatcaaaattaaatttatattctgatgatgtttaggccagcagagaaggccttgctggccctgacggcccaccactgattACAAGATACAGTCTTTAGTGAACAAAATTTTAGAGTACCCACCTCCCACATGGGTTTAATACCCTCCTTGAAGAGGTGGAAGTCACTGTGGCCCGTCAAGGTCACCTGGCCGGATCATGTGACTATAAAAACGCCAGAATTGTTCCACCTTGGGAAGCACAAGAACAGGGTAGATGCAGGAATCCTGAAGTTAAATGTAATAccttttaagatgtttttaaatattttaaacatttagataCATCTACTTCTGCGATACACTTTAacttacatttatttgtgaTAACTCCTTGGAACACTGTATGCAAGTcttaaaaaaatcataatatGCTATGTCATGaaagaaaaatctgaatttaatATGCCATAGAAATGTCAGTATGTCATAGTAGTATGTGATAAAGAATGtcataaacatttaattaaaatgttatttaaaatatcataGTACAGTactgtcataaaaaagtcatagtaaagtatgtacaaaataaatgaaaaagccGCAATATATGTTATAAAACGGTTTATACGAGTCAGGATGCGCTTGTATTCATAGATTTGCACTGTGTCTGGCtaaagtgataataataaaaaaaaaaagaggtcatGAGGAGTGACTTACCGATGCGAAGCTGCCAATCTGTTTAATGTTTTGCTCGTAGCTCTGAGTACTGGCAGGTCTCCCTGGGGTGCGTCTGGAGTACCAGAAGGTGTAGTTGTATTGAAGAGGGTGCTCTCCTGCCCCTGGCACCGACATCTGCAGAAATCAAGAAAGTGACTCAGCCATACAATTAACTTTGAAGATGAAAATTCACATAAGTCATTCTTTAATATGTTGACCTTTTTCCTGGAGGAGTTCTGTTCCTCGTCTTCAGTCTTTTCCTTCTCACTGTCTTTCGGTGAGCCTTGGTCCTGGTCGTGGTCTCCACTGTCATCATCTTTCAGACTGGATTTAATGGAAACATTAGGCAAAACACGTATGTTTGTATAATGCTCTTTAATTAAGGGGGACTTACAACTCTGTTGACAGGTAATTTAATATACCTTGCTAAAATTAATGCTGGCATAACACAACAGAAAGAAAGTTAattttttgttgaaactgttttaaaGAGGTTAGGTGTTGAGTCAACTTTATGGTCACTTTGGAGGCGGTAGTTGGGAGCGGTCCTATGTTCCCCAGCATAATATCCtcttaaagaaacacattaacgAGACCTTTCAAATGGTTTTATGTACAGCAATGTATATTTTATTGGGTCAATATGTAGCAATTTCGAACCTACAGCTTATAGCCCACTGGTGTTATACTCTTTGAAACCTACGCCCTACAATTTGTAGGCAAGATAGCCTTTTTTCTTTAGACATTGATGTATCCACAGTGGCAGAACGGATTTTTAcaattcaaactgcatttgaaacgTCCATCTACCTTAATTCGTTTGTTCCTTACCAATATATTACAATGCTAGTTTATATCAAtaacataggaccctgggaacataagGATGCCCCTCTGTGGTTTGTGGTACTGAACTGTAGGGCTGCTGCATTAGCTAGTTAACGTTACACCTAATACAAACTCTCAACTGAGTGTGATTTTAACATGTAAACTGCAAAACTGTAGACTGTTTAtgatacacacgtacacatctGTCCTTAAACTACTCTGAACGTGAATATGATACAACACACTGTTAGCTATCTTTCCGTACTCTAGTGCCATGACAGTCTAGTTTGAACCGTGACAGCGCGCACCTTCCCCGGCCTCTCAACAACTACCACACCGAGGATTCAGGGCCTGTCAGCCTTCCGCAACGCTAAGCTGCAGCTAACAACACAGCACATTACACATTATAAAATACTACATAATATCTGTTGTTACTGCCCTTTGTCTTGTAAACACCTGTGTGTCGCTCTAATATGGTTTTATAACCCTTACAGAGCATGCAGGACATGAAATAAAGCTGACACACCTCTCATTTTACACGCAACAGCTTTCATTAACATTACGCTGATCCGTAAATTTCACGACGGGGGGCCCACTCACTGGCATATTTTCCACAGAAACTTTTGTTTACTCACGCGTCAAATTTGTTGTTCATTATTTTCTAGGTGGGAGCCTTTCGGAGTCCGACCAGTCTCCTGAATTCCGCAGGAACGGCGTCGCGCGCAGTGAACGTACATGTACGCGCACGCAGTGTGTTGTTCGTGGAGATGAACGTGGGGGTGACACATAGCTTTTCTCAattttttaacaaatgtattaatttataatGACTGGACACATGAATGatgcaaatatatacatacataaagccAAAACCACATCAACATATGGGACACATCAGCACCGAgttatgttttaacattttattcatcACATCTCACTCccaaacataataaatacacagCACACTACCCCTCTAATCAGTTAATTATAGCGTTGTAAAATGTTTCTGTTAACACTGCACTGGCTCCAATTAATAATCAGAAACCCTGTGACTTCGACACACAGACATAGCTACgagcaggcagacacacaccaccacacataCGCAGCCTCAACACAAAAAGGACTGTCGGCTTCTTTATTTGAACCGGCCTCCTCTGATGTGCCGCATCCTTCGTTTCATCCCTTCCATCCGTCTGCTTGTCATCTGTTCTTGCGGCAACTTCAAACCGCGGCTCTGTTCAGGTCCAGGCAGAGCTGTGGACCGAGTCTGGGGGGACAAAAAGGGAGCTGGGGGGTGAGGATGGAGTCAGGAACAAAGTGGACTTCTTTAGGTCCAGCCTGATTTT from Cottoperca gobio chromosome 17, fCotGob3.1, whole genome shotgun sequence carries:
- the eif4e2 gene encoding LOW QUALITY PROTEIN: eukaryotic translation initiation factor 4E type 2 (The sequence of the model RefSeq protein was modified relative to this genomic sequence to represent the inferred CDS: deleted 1 base in 1 codon), with translation MNNKFDALKDDDSGDHDQDQGSPKDSEKEKTEDEEQNSSRKKMSVPGAGEHPLQYNYTFWYSRRTPGRPASTQSYEQNIKQIGSFASVEQFWRFYSHMIRPGDLTGHSDFHLFKEGIKPMWEDDANKMGGKWIIRLRKGLASRCWENLILAMLGEQFMVGEEICGAVVSVRFQEDIISIWNKTASDQATTARIRDTLRRVLNLPPNTIMEYKTHTDSIKAWVDFHGLVNPSGGC